Below is a window of Coriobacteriia bacterium DNA.
TGACCACGACGTCGAAGAAGCGCTCCAGCCCGAAGCGCTGGAGACCCCGGATCGTCATCGGTGTGCCCTTGGAGGTGACGACCGCCAGGGGGTAGCGACGGGCGCGCAGCCACTCCAGGGTCTCTTCGGTCCCGGGGTACTCGACCACCATCTCGTCGTGGTGCGCGGCGTTGTGCTCCCGGTAGACGCGCAGCAGCTCGTCCGCGCGCTCGGGGTCGAACTCGCGCATCTGGTCGATGAGCGGCACGCCGACGTTCCGCATGAGCACGGGGTCGGGCAGCGCTTGGCCCAGGACGCGCTCGGTGGCGTAGCGGAACGAGCTCAGGATGAGCGAGACGGTGTTGATGAGCGTGCCGTCGAGGTCGAACAGCACGCCCTGCAACTCGGCTAGCCGCTCGGCGGGAGACGGGCCGGGAGCCATGGCCTCCGCGCGCCCCTACTCCTCGTCCTCGGCCGGCTCGGCCACCGCGCCTTCCTCGGCGCCCTCGAACTCCTCGGCGACGAGCTCCTCGGCCTCCGCCTCCCGCTCCGCCTCGCTCGCCGGCGGGCACGCCTCCGCGGCCTCGGTGTCCTCGCGCACCGGCACGCCCTGACCCTCCGGCGCCGCCTTCCTGCGCTTCTTGGACGAGACCCTCGCGATCGCCGAGACGCGGTCGGCCGGGCCGACGTTCATCACCTTGACGCCCTGGGTGGAGCGGCCGAGCTTGCTGATGTCCTCGGCGCGCACCCGGATGACCACGCCCTCCTCCGAGATGAGCATGAGCTCCTGACCGGGCAGCACTATCTTCATGCCGGCCAGCGGGCCCTTCTTCTCGGTCACCTGGATGGTCTTGACCCCCTGACCGCCGCGATGGTGCTGCGGGTACTCCCCGACCGGCGTGCGCTTACCGTAGCCGCGCTCGGTGACCACGAAGAGCTCGCTGTCCGGCGGCGCGATCTCCATGCCCAGCACCCGGTCCTCACCCTTGACGGTCATGCCCCGCACGCCGGTCGTGTCGCGGCCCATCGGACGCGCCTCGGACTCGTCCCACTTGATGGCCTTGCCCGAGCTGGCCACGAGCATGACCTTGTCGCCGGGCTTGACGCGGCGCACCGAGACGAGCTCGTCGTCCCCGCGCAGCTTGATCGCGATGATCCCGGTGGAGAGCACCCGTGCGTACGCTCTCAGGGCCGTCTTCTTGACCATGCCCTGCTTCGTGGCGAAGAGCAGGTTCTCGTCTTCCGGGAACTCGCGCGTGGTGATGACCGCGGCGATCTGCTCGGCGGCCTCGAAGGGCAGCAGGTTCACGACCGCCGTGCCGCGCGCGTGCCGCGAGCCCACGGGCAGCTCGTGCACCTTCAGGCGGTAGACCTTGCCCTTCGTGCTGAAGAACAGCACGTGGTCGTGGGTGGACGCGATGAAGAGGTGCTCCACGTAGTCGTTCTCGCGCAGGTTGACTCCGGCGATGCCCTTGCCGCCGCGCCTCTGCTGCCGGTACGTGGCCACCGGCAGGCGCTTCACGTAGCCGGCGCTGGTGACGGTGACGACCATGTCCTCCTCGGCTATGAGGTCCTCCACGTCCAGGTAGCCCGCCGCTGCGGTGATCTCGGTGCGGCGCTTGTCCGCGTGCTTGGCGCGGACCTCGGCCATCTCGTCCTTGATGATCTGCAGCACCAGCCCGATGTCGCCCAGCACCTTCTTGAACCACGCGATCCTCTCACGCAGCTCGGCGAGCTCGTCTTCGATCTTGTGGCGCTCCAGCCCGGTGAGGCGGCGCAGCCGCATCTCGAGGATCGCGTCGGTCTGCACCTCGGACAGCGCGAAGGCCTCCATCAGCCGGCTCTTGGCCTCCACGTCGTCCTCCGAGGACCGGATGATCCGGATGACCTCGTCGATGTTGTCCAGCGCGATGACGTAGCCCTCGAGGACGTGCGCCCTGTCCTCGGCCTTGCGCAGCTCGAAACGCGTGCGCCTGACTATCACGTCCTTCTGGTGCTCGATGTAGGCCTTGAGGATCCGCTGCAGCGACATGGTGCGTGGAACCCCGTCGTCCAGCGCGATCATGATGATGCCCATGCCGGTCTCGAGCTGCGTGTGCTTGAACAGCTTGTTCAGCACGACCTGCGGGATGCATGCCTGCTTGAGCTCGATCACGACGCGCATACCCTTGCGGTCCGACTCGTCGCGCAGGTCGGAGATCTCGGTGAGCTTCTTCTCGCGCACGAGGTCGGCGATCTTGGTGA
It encodes the following:
- the gyrA gene encoding DNA gyrase subunit A; the protein is MMDGTTILPIDIEEELKSSFLEYSMSVIVARALPDVRDGLKPVHRRVLYAMNESGLTPGRPYKKSAWTVGEVIGKYHPHGDAAVYDTMVRLAQDWSMRVPLVDGHGNFGSVDGDSAAAMRYTEARLHRMAIELLRDLDKETVDFGPNYDESLAEPIVLPARFPNLLVNGSSGIAVGMATNIPPHNLGETIDAVTMMIDDPEATIEELMTVLPGPDFPTGGAIMGRDGIRDAYETGRGSIKIRGKAHIEQTSTGRTRIIITEIPYMVNKSKLVTKIADLVREKKLTEISDLRDESDRKGMRVVIELKQACIPQVVLNKLFKHTQLETGMGIIMIALDDGVPRTMSLQRILKAYIEHQKDVIVRRTRFELRKAEDRAHVLEGYVIALDNIDEVIRIIRSSEDDVEAKSRLMEAFALSEVQTDAILEMRLRRLTGLERHKIEDELAELRERIAWFKKVLGDIGLVLQIIKDEMAEVRAKHADKRRTEITAAAGYLDVEDLIAEEDMVVTVTSAGYVKRLPVATYRQQRRGGKGIAGVNLRENDYVEHLFIASTHDHVLFFSTKGKVYRLKVHELPVGSRHARGTAVVNLLPFEAAEQIAAVITTREFPEDENLLFATKQGMVKKTALRAYARVLSTGIIAIKLRGDDELVSVRRVKPGDKVMLVASSGKAIKWDESEARPMGRDTTGVRGMTVKGEDRVLGMEIAPPDSELFVVTERGYGKRTPVGEYPQHHRGGQGVKTIQVTEKKGPLAGMKIVLPGQELMLISEEGVVIRVRAEDISKLGRSTQGVKVMNVGPADRVSAIARVSSKKRRKAAPEGQGVPVREDTEAAEACPPASEAEREAEAEELVAEEFEGAEEGAVAEPAEDEE
- a CDS encoding HAD-IA family hydrolase; this encodes MAPGPSPAERLAELQGVLFDLDGTLINTVSLILSSFRYATERVLGQALPDPVLMRNVGVPLIDQMREFDPERADELLRVYREHNAAHHDEMVVEYPGTEETLEWLRARRYPLAVVTSKGTPMTIRGLQRFGLERFFDVVVTADDVPEHKPDPHPVEHAAKLLDVDVTRSVYVGDSPHDMAAGIGAGAISTAALWGAFASEDVLEPGPDYALRSMKDLPEMLSGGEARFRNGW